Proteins co-encoded in one Kribbella solani genomic window:
- a CDS encoding nucleotidyltransferase domain-containing protein, producing the protein MTAERVLGLVGALEGLGVWVDGGWGVDALVGRQTRVHGDLDLGVVRDELERVVGVLNRLGYEVTDARYPDVTLQLTHVAEGHRVDLHPSTAVDGGTEQVDFDGDVRVIPPAVEGWIGGVKVRCMPVEAQRRARQGYVLRAQDHHDLRLLDALEQD; encoded by the coding sequence ATGACTGCTGAGCGGGTTTTGGGGTTGGTGGGGGCGTTGGAGGGGCTGGGGGTTTGGGTGGATGGCGGGTGGGGGGTGGATGCGTTGGTGGGGCGGCAGACTCGGGTTCATGGGGATTTGGACTTGGGGGTGGTGCGGGATGAGCTTGAGCGGGTGGTGGGGGTGCTCAACCGGCTGGGGTACGAGGTGACCGACGCGCGCTACCCGGATGTGACGTTGCAGTTGACGCATGTGGCCGAAGGGCATCGGGTGGATTTGCATCCGAGTACGGCGGTTGATGGGGGTACGGAGCAGGTCGACTTTGATGGGGATGTTCGGGTGATTCCGCCGGCGGTTGAGGGGTGGATTGGCGGGGTGAAAGTGCGGTGTATGCCGGTTGAGGCGCAGCGGCGGGCTCGTCAGGGGTATGTGTTGCGGGCGCAGGATCACCACGATCTGCGGCTGCTTGATGCGCTTGAGCAGGACTGA
- a CDS encoding aminoglycoside phosphotransferase family protein, protein MRELINWATTATGRVIAVNPLHGDEGPWRLHAIHNGVNRQYILRAPTSRIDQSMIATNATALQLAEHHDLPAPRLIAADLAGNQSGTPASLETAVAGTTNWPNSSPERLRAAGAALARLHTIPMAPREHLPFRPRPIAVDDFATDRRTGRMPTTPLLQQADALIRAHGLPEEPSVYLHGDVWPGNMLWSNHQVTAFIDWKTAGVGALGVDLSELRKQVAITFGPQAPTEVLTGYQHATGHPAPHVAYWDAVAALNTPTTCWTPTATLRRNDFLDEALRNLP, encoded by the coding sequence ATGAGGGAATTAATCAACTGGGCAACCACTGCGACCGGTCGTGTTATCGCCGTAAACCCCTTGCATGGCGACGAGGGTCCATGGCGGCTGCACGCCATACACAACGGCGTCAACCGCCAGTACATCCTCCGCGCTCCAACGTCCCGCATCGACCAATCCATGATCGCCACAAATGCAACCGCCCTACAGCTAGCCGAGCACCACGACCTACCCGCCCCACGCCTGATCGCCGCCGACCTCGCAGGCAATCAATCCGGCACACCAGCCAGCCTCGAAACCGCAGTCGCAGGCACCACCAACTGGCCCAACAGCTCACCCGAACGCCTCCGAGCCGCCGGCGCCGCACTGGCCCGGCTTCACACGATCCCCATGGCGCCGCGCGAGCACCTGCCGTTCCGCCCCCGCCCCATAGCCGTAGACGACTTCGCCACCGACCGCCGCACCGGCCGCATGCCAACCACGCCGCTCCTCCAGCAAGCCGACGCCCTGATCAGAGCCCACGGCCTTCCCGAAGAACCCTCCGTCTACTTACACGGCGACGTCTGGCCCGGCAACATGCTCTGGTCCAACCACCAGGTCACCGCCTTCATCGACTGGAAAACCGCCGGCGTAGGAGCCCTGGGCGTAGACCTCTCCGAACTCCGCAAGCAGGTAGCCATCACCTTCGGTCCCCAGGCCCCCACCGAAGTCCTGACCGGCTACCAACACGCCACCGGTCACCCAGCTCCCCACGTCGCCTACTGGGACGCAGTAGCCGCCCTGAACACCCCGACCACCTGCTGGACCCCCACTGCCACCCTCCGCCGAAACGACTTCCTCGACGAGGCCCTGCGAAACCTCCCCTAA
- a CDS encoding class I SAM-dependent methyltransferase: MDDVVAGNRVVWEQASVKHVREYGELLEAARSGELLVEREQQLLAPLLAEGPLVVHLQSGHGLDDVGLVRAGARVVVGVDYSSVAVGAARQRADELHVPCRYVVAEVPGVPLKDDSADLVYTGKGALIWMRDIDAWARDVARVVRPGGHLFVYEAHPAVPLWSWDEDDVRVRPDRSYFAESHLNDTYPANGAREWQWTLGQIVTAITSAGLQLQVLEEYAEPFWRPQNGTNAAAWSGRLPNSYALLARQPSQ; the protein is encoded by the coding sequence ATGGATGACGTGGTCGCGGGTAATCGGGTGGTTTGGGAGCAGGCTTCTGTGAAGCACGTGAGGGAGTATGGCGAGCTGTTGGAGGCGGCTCGTTCGGGTGAGTTGTTGGTGGAGCGGGAACAGCAGTTGCTCGCGCCTCTGTTGGCTGAGGGGCCGTTGGTGGTGCATTTGCAGAGTGGGCATGGGCTGGATGATGTGGGGCTCGTGAGGGCGGGGGCTCGGGTGGTTGTGGGGGTGGACTACAGCTCGGTTGCGGTGGGAGCGGCACGGCAACGGGCCGACGAGCTGCACGTTCCTTGTCGCTACGTGGTGGCCGAAGTGCCTGGTGTGCCGTTGAAGGACGACTCGGCGGACCTTGTGTACACGGGTAAGGGCGCGCTGATCTGGATGCGCGACATCGACGCCTGGGCGCGGGACGTGGCGCGGGTCGTACGGCCGGGTGGGCATTTGTTCGTGTACGAGGCGCACCCGGCCGTACCGTTGTGGAGTTGGGACGAGGATGACGTACGCGTTCGCCCGGACCGGAGCTACTTCGCCGAGTCGCACCTCAACGACACGTACCCGGCGAACGGTGCGCGTGAGTGGCAGTGGACGCTCGGGCAGATCGTCACTGCGATCACCTCGGCCGGCCTGCAGTTGCAGGTACTGGAGGAGTACGCCGAACCGTTCTGGCGTCCGCAGAACGGTACGAACGCAGCAGCGTGGTCCGGCCGGCTGCCCAA
- a CDS encoding cupin domain-containing protein, whose product MTEPMAPPLTIVPPGDGGEGSLGSIGVAFKLWGADTGGAVSVVEHPFPVGALVPPHLHTREDEYSIVTAGEIGFRSGDREAVLGAGGYITKPRGELHTMWNAGAIPARMIEIITPAGFEHFFRELAEMLADGPPPTEDAIPALGAKYGLEFGRPAWLPDLISRFDLTPPPGM is encoded by the coding sequence ATGACAGAACCGATGGCTCCACCGCTCACGATCGTTCCGCCTGGCGACGGTGGGGAGGGTTCGCTCGGCTCCATCGGGGTCGCGTTCAAGTTGTGGGGTGCCGACACCGGTGGCGCCGTTTCCGTGGTCGAGCATCCGTTCCCGGTCGGGGCGTTGGTACCGCCACATCTTCATACCCGCGAGGACGAGTACTCGATCGTCACCGCGGGCGAGATCGGATTCCGTTCCGGCGATCGCGAAGCGGTGCTGGGCGCCGGCGGGTACATCACCAAGCCGCGCGGAGAACTGCACACGATGTGGAATGCCGGTGCCATCCCGGCCCGGATGATCGAGATCATCACTCCGGCCGGATTCGAGCACTTCTTCCGCGAGCTGGCCGAAATGCTCGCCGACGGGCCACCGCCCACGGAGGACGCGATCCCGGCACTCGGCGCCAAGTACGGGCTCGAGTTCGGCAGGCCAGCCTGGCTCCCCGACCTGATCTCCAGGTTCGATCTGACACCGCCGCCTGGCATGTGA
- a CDS encoding TetR/AcrR family transcriptional regulator yields the protein MGRQELSEHPRTTKSRGYEMRKRADDVGRTRRRIVEAAVELHGTAGPALTSIAAIAERAGVTRLTVYRHFPDETALFQACSGHWMSQQKLPAPEKWSAIEDPLERLRVGLADLYRFYRDAEQMLTLVARDAHAIPQPIRAAREAITKQHLAVLTAAWPPPANPLRQAAVAHAASFTTWRSLCRDQALTNPQAVDLMTTLVQTLH from the coding sequence ATGGGGCGTCAAGAGTTGAGTGAACATCCGCGTACTACGAAATCTCGCGGCTACGAGATGCGCAAACGTGCCGACGATGTGGGCCGGACCCGCCGGCGCATCGTCGAGGCCGCCGTAGAGCTGCACGGCACTGCCGGCCCGGCGTTGACAAGCATCGCAGCGATCGCCGAGCGCGCCGGCGTCACCCGGCTGACGGTGTACCGGCATTTCCCAGACGAAACGGCCTTGTTCCAGGCGTGCTCCGGACACTGGATGTCACAGCAGAAGCTGCCTGCGCCCGAGAAATGGAGCGCGATCGAGGACCCCCTCGAACGACTTCGCGTCGGCCTAGCCGACCTCTACCGCTTCTACCGCGACGCCGAGCAAATGCTGACGCTGGTCGCCCGCGACGCCCACGCAATTCCCCAGCCGATCCGCGCCGCCCGCGAGGCAATCACCAAGCAGCACCTCGCCGTACTCACCGCCGCCTGGCCACCTCCCGCCAACCCACTCCGCCAAGCCGCCGTCGCCCACGCCGCATCCTTCACCACCTGGCGCTCGCTATGCCGAGACCAGGCCCTAACCAACCCCCAGGCGGTCGACCTCATGACCACCCTCGTCCAAACCCTCCACTGA